From the Debaryomyces hansenii CBS767 chromosome F complete sequence genome, the window TAGCTCCCCTTCTAGGTCATAGGCTTCCGTGCGTAGAACATACCAtataaattcattcaattctcCACTATTAATTATAACCAATTACTAAAGTATTGATAACTAATTATAATAGGTCAATTGACATTTCatatctataataattttgattaaaCTAGACTTTgttaatttaataagatGTCTACGGCTGCATTCAAAAGACAAAGCGTTCCACTTTCAAAACTCTTCCAGAGTTATGGGAAAAACAATTCACAATCCAAGTACGGGGGTTACTTCCTTGCTACATTAATTGGGTCTGGTATTTTGGCTACTAGttatttcaacaataataagaatGGCAACACACCTTCAAACAATCACAAAAAGTTATTAGCTGGCTCTGGTATTGTTAATACTGCGGCCATTCCAAAGGGCAAGTCAATCAAGGACTATCAAAGTCTTTATAATGAGATAGCCGAAAAGGTCAGAGACCAAGATGATGCAGATGATGGTGCTGGTCGTTATGGTTTACTTACACGTCTCGCATGGCACACAAGTGGTACTTACAAGAAAGAGGATAACACGGGGGGGTCATACGGTGGTACCATGATCTATAAACCTGAATCGACTGATGGCGAAAACTCTGGATTGAATCATGGAAGGGATTTCTTGCAAGAGTTTAAGGATAAGTATTCCTGGTTGAGCCATGGTGATTTATGGACTTTAGGTGGAGTAGTTGCAGTCCAAGAATGTGGAGGACCAAAAATCAAATGGAGACCAGGTCGTCAAGATATCAGTGACAAGACAAGAGTTCCAGAGAATGGTAGATTACCAGATGCTTCTAAAGACGCTGATTATGTGAAGGGTGTATTTGGAAGAATGGGGTTCAATGAACGTGAAACTGTGTGTTTAATTGGTGCTCATTGTTTAGGTAAATGTCACAAGGAAAACACCAACTACGACGGCCCATGGGGACCTTCCTTCAACATGTTTACAAATGACTTCTTTGTAAGATTATTGCAAAACTGGCACGTCAAAAAGTGGGATGGTAAGAAACAatatgaagatgacgaaaCCAACTCGTTTATGATGTTGCCAACAGACATGGCCTTGAAGGAAGACTCTAGCTTCCTCAAGTACGTCAAAATGTATGCCGATGACGAAAAGTTATTCTTCAGTGACTTTGCCAAAAATTTCAGTACTTTACTTGAATTGGGTGTTACATTCCCCGACTCCATTAAACCAACTGAATTCAAAACGTTAGATGAACAAGATAAGTAAGTTATATAGGGACTATGTGCcaatatgaataaatcaAGTACTTTATCTGAGTTACTGTGTAGAGCTTATCTCGTAAAAGCCCTATTGTTATTCCGTATGCGTATTTCTCAGTATAATATGTGTATATTTGAATCCGCcaatattttgcaaattcatatttgtGATTACACgactgaaaaatttttcagtctCCGTGTGAGACGACCAGACTTTCTACTgagtatatatattcattaaaaagTTTTCCAgtgaaatttttattatttctcCATCATCATCAGCAGACAAAAATGAAGTACATTCAAACCGATCAAATCTTAGATATTCCAGAAGGTGTCACCGTCCAAATTAATGCCAGAAGCATTACTGTTACCGGACCAAGAGGTACTTTAAAGAAGGACTTAAAGCACATTGATGTTACCTTCGCTAAGGTTAACAACCGTGCTATCAAGATCACTGTCCACAACGGTGAAAGAAAGCACGTTGCTGCTTTAAGAACCGTCAAGGCCTTAATTGCTAACTTGATCACTGGTGTCACCAAGGGTTACAAGTACAAGATGAGATACGTCTATGCGCATTTCCCTATCAACGTTAACGTTGTTGAAGTTGATGGTCAATCTTACGTTGAAATCAGAAATTTCTTAGGTGAAAAGAGAGTCAGACAAATCAAGATCTTCGATGGTGTTTCAGTTGAATTTTCTGCCAACCAAAAGGATGAAGTTGTCTTATCCGGTAACTCCTTAGAAGCTGTTTCTCAAAACGCTGCTGATATTCAACAAGTCTGTCGTGTCAGAAACAAGGATATCCGTAAGTTCTTGGATGGTATCTATGTTTCCGAACGTGGTGTTATCGACGAAGAAGCATAAATTAATATGTCAATTTAGTTACAATTCTGTATTAATACATCCTCtttgtttatattttcattttgttgAGGTTTCCAGGGTATATAGTCAATGTGGTTTTTCAATTGGGTTAACCCTGTCTCATGTGAATTGTTAAAGAGCTCAAAGCAATACAGAGCCACCAACGATTCACTGTAGTAGCGAGATTCGGGTTATTGCACGCGATTTTTCATGGCATTTTATGGTGCTCGGTGAtttattttgcaataacTTGAAGCGTAGAAACATGCCCTGTGTTGTTCATGAGCTCGTGAGTCCGGTCGAGGAAGGCCTCCTATATGCCCTATAGCAGGAGGCCTTCGTTTTATCTTTAAGCCGTTTCTCTGGTTATGAGCGCGGATCTATTGGAATAATAGCTTCTCAATTGGTGCAGATTGTCGCCGGATCCGTAGCTTGTCGTTGATACATCGCCCTATTCTACTTGTTCCTACCGTTTCGATCAGGGTGCATGTTGAATATATTGAGCTACTAACAACGTGCTTGGTTTACATGCCTCCTATAAAGTTCTGGTATAGGTACGTGTCAAACACCTCTCTGTATTTACGTTCTGAGAACTATTGCAGCCATCCCCGGGGGTTCATAGAAGCAACTGTAGCAGTTTTTTTCCGTTTCAATCAAAATTAGACGTCGGACCAAAAGGTATCGTGTTCTCCTACGTCTAGTATGCTTACCTCTATGTAGATGGACCTAGTTCTAACTCACAATGCATCAACTGCTGGCCACTAAAAAGGCCTTCAAGTTATAGGATCAACTCCGAGGGCAGGCCAATACCGGAAAAACAAGTATCGGTTAACGgcaataatgaatattttattgcCCCAATATTGTCCTGGTATCGCTTCCAATCAACGCCTTTCATAATTCTACCATATTACCCAAGAAACCATGTTGTATGCCGTAAAGAACCCATCTATGTCGTTCAACGCTTCTGGTTTACCTTTTCGCGGAGTTGTAGCGACTACAGTCTACGCTGCAACTCTACAACATGCCTAAATTATGAACCTGAGTAACTTTATACTACGTTTAGCGGCCCCATGCCGGACATCTTTCTCAGTGCTACGGGTATATGATGCACGCTTGGCAGTAGTATTGGTTCATTAAACCTGGAGAATGACCGGAGAACAAATTTATCCCCGGAGATGTCGGGGACGGTCggtatttttttttttccaaCGAAAACTGCGCGGACAAATTAAAAGGCTTCCTTAGGCCAGGTTTAAAAAACTATTCGTACTCCttctttatataattaaatgATCTATAAactaaataaatattagtTTTAGATAGTTTTTGGATATATTTAAAGTAATAATCTATTAACAATGCTTAGGGCTTTTAGAAGCGCAATTCCTCGCGCTCAATTAATGAAAGCTCAAGTAAAACCATTTGTTCGTTTATTTGCTACCGGTCAAGACTCGTTTTTATTGAGCAACAATGCCAActatattgatgaaatgtATGCTGCTTGGAAACATGATCCATCCAGTGTTCATATTTCGTGGAATGCTTACTTTAAGAACATTGAATCAAGTAACGTTCCTCCATCCAAGGCGTTCACGGCTCCGCCAACCATTATTCCTACAGTAGCAGGAGGTGCCGCCGGATTCGTTCCAGGATCATCACCAACTAACGAGGACGTCGTTACTCACTTGAAGGTTCAATTGTTGGTCCGTGCATACCAAGTTAGGGGGCACCAAAAGGCCAAGATTGATCCTTTGGGAATCTCTTTTGGTGACAACGATGTTGTTCCAAAGGAATTGACTTTAGAACACTACGGTTTCACCGAGGCCGATATGGACAAGCAGATCACCTTAGGTCCTGGTATTTTACCTAGATTTGCCGAAGGTGGTAAGAAATCGTTAACATTGAGAGAAATCATTTCAAACTGTGAAAGATTATACTGTCAATCGTACGGTGTTGAATACATCCACATTCCATCTAAGGAGCAATGTGACTGGTTAAGggaaagaattgaaattccTGAGCCATACAAGTATTCTCCGGATGAAAAGAGACAAATTTTAGACCGTGTGATTTGGTCTTGTTCTTTTGAATCATTCTTGGCTAGTAAGTTCCCTAACGACAAGAGATTCGGTTTAGAAGGTGCAGAATCCGTTGTCCCTGGTATGAAAGCCATGATTGATACCTCAGTTGAGTTCGGAGTCGAAGACATTGTCATTGGTATGCCACACAGAGGTCGTTTGAATATGTTATCTAATGTTGTCCGTAAGCCAAATGAATCTATTTTCTCTGAATTCACTGGTTCAAGAGAATTTGACGAAGGTTCCGGGGATGTTAAGTACCATTTAGGTATGAACTACGCTAGACCAACTACATCTGGTAAGCACGTTAACTTATCTCTTGTCGCCAATCCATCTCATTTAGAATCCGAAGATGGTGTTGTGTTAGGTAAGACTAGAGCTATTCAACAATATAAGAATGACATTGGCGAATACAAAAAGGCTATGTCCATCTTATTACATGGTGATGCAGCTTTCTCTGGTCAAGGTGTTGTTTATGAAACTATGGGTCTTGCTAACTTACCAGATTATTCAACTGGTGGTACTATCCatattattgttaataaCCAAATTGGTTTCACTACTGACCCAAGATTTGCTAGATCTACCTTATACCCATCTGATATTGCCAAGTCCATTAATGCCCCAATTTTCCACGTCAACGCAGATGATGTAGAAGccaatatctttattttcaacttaGCTGCTGAATGGAGGGCTACCTTCCACACCgatgttattattgatcTTGTTGGTTACCGTAAACATGGTCATAATGAAACTGATCAACCAGCTTTCACTCAACCATTGATGTACCAAAAGATTGCTGAGAAGAAACCTGTTATTGATTACTACACCAAGcaattaattgaagaaggtACTTTCACCAaggaagatattgatgaacATAAGAAATGGGTTTGGAATATCTTAGACGAATCGTTCTCTAAGTCGAAGGAATATCAATCAACTTCTAGAGAATGGTTAACCACTGCTTGGGAAGACTTCAAGTCTCCAAAGGAATTGGCTACCGAAGTCTTACCTCATTTGCCAACTGCTGTTGAAGAAGACACCTTAAAGAAGATCGGTACAGCTATTTCAGAAGCTCCAGAAGGTTTCGAAGTTCACCGTAACTTGAAGCGTATTTTGAATGCCAGAAAGAAGTCCGTTGAAACCGGTGAAGGTATTGACTGGTCGACTGGTGAAGCCTTAGCCTATGGTTCTTTAGCATTAGAAGGTTACCATGTAAGAGTTTCTGGTCAAGATGTTGAAAGAGGTACTTTCTCTCAACGTCATGCTGTTTTGCATGACCAATCCTCTGAACAGACCTACACTCcattaaacaatttatcTGAGGATCAAGGTGCATTTGTTATCTGTAACTCTTCATTGTCTGAATACGGTGTTATGAGTTTCGAATATGGTTACTCGTTAACTTCTCCAGACGCTTTAGTTCAATGGGAAGCTCAATTTGGTGATTTTGCTAATACTGCTCAAGTCATCGTTGATCAATTCATTTCTGCTGCTGAATCTAAATGGAAACAACGTTCTGGTTTAGTCCTTTCATTACCACATGGTTATGATGGTCAAGGTCCGGAACATTCCTCCGGTAGAATCGAAAGATATTTACAATTGTGTAATGAAGATCAAAGATATTTCCCATCTCCTGAATTGTTAGAAAGACAACATCAAGATGCCAACATGCAGGTTGCTTACCCAACTACACCAGCAAATATTTTCCACTTGTTACGTCGTCAAATGCATAGACAATTCAGAAAGCCATTGGTCTTATTCTTTTCTAAACAGTTATTACGTCATCCATTAGCCAAGTCTGAATTATCTGAATTCACTGGTGAATCTCACTTCCAATGGATCATTGAAGATCCCGAATTAGGTAAGAGTATTAATGCTAAGGAAGACATAAAACGTGTTATTCTCTGTTCTGGTCAAGTCTTTACTGCCTTACACAAGAAACGTgctgatattgaagataaatctACGGctttcatcaaaattgaacaattacaCCCATTCCCATTCGCTCAATTACGTGATGCTTTAGACAGCTACCCTGCATTAGAAGACTTAGTCTGGTGTCAAGAAGAACCATTGAACATGGGTTCCTACTCTTACTCTGCTCCACGTATTGCAACTGTCTTAGAAAATACTGAGAAACATAAGGATAAATCTTTACGTTATGCCGGTCGTGATCCATCAGCTTCTGTAGCTGCCGGAACTAAGGCTATGCATAATtccgaagaagaagagttcTTGAAAGAAGTTTTCCAGAACTAAGTTAGTACTTCACAGTTAAGTTATGCATGATAACTCTTATCCTTAAGTTTTGTCTTtgatatatattgaaaaatggatatttacaaataaattattgatttctttaaaCTAGTTCTAAGATTGGATCTTGTATATATCGGCTGTAGATCCCAACTTACAACAAAATATTCGCACTTCAGCGTATGCCCCACAATCCAATCGCGGGTAAATGAATAAGCGATTCCCCGAGCTAAACACTTATCCGAAAACCACCCcaaaatatgaaatatataaattgtatCAATCCTCTGATCTGGTTAATATGATAATTAGTTTTATAAAAACTATAAGTAATATTATAATGACAGTCCTTGAAGattcaattccaaaaacaaaaatcGTTCTTGATTTCGTTATTGTCGGTGCTGGTTTGGGTGGTGTTACCGCAGCCATCTGTTTGAAGTTAGCAGGTCATAACGTTAAGTTGTTAGAGCAAGCACCTGAGTTAGGTGAAATTGGAGCTGGTATCCAGATACCACCACCATCAGTGAAGATTATTAAAACAATCGGTTGTTTGGATAATCTTTTGAAGCATTCTATGATTCCAGAgaattttaaaatattcCGTTGGGAAGACGGTAAACAGATTTCAGAGCAAAATTTGGTTCCATACACTGAAGAAAACTACAATTCCATGTACTTGCATGTTCACAGAGCTGACTACCACAAAGTTTTAGTGGAGAGAGCAAAAGAAGTTGGTGTTGACATGATCTTAAACACGCATATCAACGACGTTGACTTCGAAAATAATACCGTTACAGCTTCCAACGGTAAATCTTACACCGGCGATGTCGTTATTGGATATGACGGCATCAAGTCAAAATTGAGATCCGCTGTTTTAGGTCGTGAGGATTTACCTTATGATACTGGTGACTTAGCATACAGGGCCTTGATTAAGGTCGAAGACATGAAGAAACACGCCGAATTAGCTCCATTCTATGAAACTGCTAATATTAACTTTTGGTGGGGACCAGATAAGCATATTGtggtttatttattacaagGTGGTAAAACATGTAATGTTGTGATCTTATCGCCAGATACCTTACCAAAAGACGTTGCAGTTCAAGGTGctgataaagaagaaatcgcTGCTATCTTTGAAGATTGGGATCCAAGATTAAAAACTTTATTCAGTTTAATTCAAGAAACTGGTAAATGGAGATTACAAAATTCGAGAGAATTGCCGGTATGGACTCCTAAAAAGGGtaacttcatcattttAGGAGATGCTTCTCATGCAACTTTGCCATATTTAGCTTCTGGTGCTTCGCAAGCTTTAGAAGATGCCGCTGTATTGGCAGGTTTGTTCAGCAGAATCGAACATAAGTCACAAATTCGTGATTTATTATCCGTTTGCGAGTCATTAAGAAAATGGAGAACAACTCAAGTTGTTCAAGGTTCTACTGAGTGCAGAAACATATTCCATTTACATGATGGACAAGAACAAGTTACGAGAGACAAGAAACTTGCTATCAATCCACCAGCTATTGGATGTCCAAATAGATGGGCTGatccaaaatttcaagagTTCTTGTGGGGTTACGAAGCTTTTGCTGAAGCTGAGAGAGGTTGGAATGAATATAAGACAGGCGAATCCCCTAGATATTCCTTCGGTGGGTTGTATGAAGATGCCAAACTTTAGTAATACATACTCAATAAAGATTACATAAATTTTGAAACTTAATTTAATAGAAAATTACTTAAATTGATTCTCGTAGAACGGTATATATTAAGCTATGAATATAACAAACAATGCTATAGAAGTTGCACTCatattatgtatatttaGTGTCGAACGAATGTATATTTAGTGTCTATCGTTCAGAAAGGATACGGACTATTAACTCTCTGATTTTTTCATCTGATAGTGCTTTATAACAacatctttcaataatgccTTTGGTGCAGGTTTATTTGTAAACATTTCAAATTGAGCCAATACTTGAGCATAAAGGTAATTCAACCCATTAATCCCAACCCAGCCCTTATTACTGAACTTGCTGGTATTTTTCAAGAGCGGCGTTACTAATGGATCATAGCCTGTTTCTAAAACAACCCCGCCAGACGGACTTTTAAACCATTCCAGAgacaattcaaaatttgttaaCTTGCCTGTGAGAGGATCTGAGCTAGGTACGCATGAAATAACAACAGATGGGTAGTCAAAATTGTTTGGAATTTTCgcattcaaatattcatcatcgttcaataaaacaatttcgaaataatttaaatcgTCTTCTGAACTGACCTCTCCTATAGACAATGATATAGATGAACGTATCGGAGATAAGCTGTTATAGTAGCTGGCAAGTTGCTGTGCCTTTTCATAAGTTCGATTATAAAGAAGAATCTTCTGATATCCTAATTGTATTAATGCATAAATTGTTGCTCTACTCATACCACCTGCTCCAATCACAAGTGCTGTTTTGTTTTTGCTTATAGCATTAATCGGCGAGATATTATCCTGTAATGTTAACTTCACACCCAACCAGTCCGTATTTTCGCCCCTGGTTTTAATTATCTTGTTCGgattttcaattgaccTTTCAGCAATAATT encodes:
- a CDS encoding DEHA2F17754p (similar to uniprot|P00431 Saccharomyces cerevisiae YKR066C CCP1 Mitochondrial cytochrome-c peroxidase), with translation MSTAAFKRQSVPLSKLFQSYGKNNSQSKYGGYFLATLIGSGILATSYFNNNKNGNTPSNNHKKLLAGSGIVNTAAIPKGKSIKDYQSLYNEIAEKVRDQDDADDGAGRYGLLTRLAWHTSGTYKKEDNTGGSYGGTMIYKPESTDGENSGLNHGRDFLQEFKDKYSWLSHGDLWTLGGVVAVQECGGPKIKWRPGRQDISDKTRVPENGRLPDASKDADYVKGVFGRMGFNERETVCLIGAHCLGKCHKENTNYDGPWGPSFNMFTNDFFVRLLQNWHVKKWDGKKQYEDDETNSFMMLPTDMALKEDSSFLKYVKMYADDEKLFFSDFAKNFSTLLELGVTFPDSIKPTEFKTLDEQDK
- a CDS encoding 60S ribosomal protein L9 (highly similar to uniprot|P05738 Saccharomyces cerevisiae YGL147C RPL9A Protein component of the large (60S) ribosomal subunit) encodes the protein MKYIQTDQILDIPEGVTVQINARSITVTGPRGTLKKDLKHIDVTFAKVNNRAIKITVHNGERKHVAALRTVKALIANLITGVTKGYKYKMRYVYAHFPINVNVVEVDGQSYVEIRNFLGEKRVRQIKIFDGVSVEFSANQKDEVVLSGNSLEAVSQNAADIQQVCRVRNKDIRKFLDGIYVSERGVIDEEA
- a CDS encoding DEHA2F17798p (highly similar to uniprot|P20967 Saccharomyces cerevisiae YIL125W KGD1 Component of the mitochondrial alpha-ketoglutarate dehydrogenase complex); the encoded protein is MLRAFRSAIPRAQLMKAQVKPFVRLFATGQDSFLLSNNANYIDEMYAAWKHDPSSVHISWNAYFKNIESSNVPPSKAFTAPPTIIPTVAGGAAGFVPGSSPTNEDVVTHLKVQLLVRAYQVRGHQKAKIDPLGISFGDNDVVPKELTLEHYGFTEADMDKQITLGPGILPRFAEGGKKSLTLREIISNCERLYCQSYGVEYIHIPSKEQCDWLRERIEIPEPYKYSPDEKRQILDRVIWSCSFESFLASKFPNDKRFGLEGAESVVPGMKAMIDTSVEFGVEDIVIGMPHRGRLNMLSNVVRKPNESIFSEFTGSREFDEGSGDVKYHLGMNYARPTTSGKHVNLSLVANPSHLESEDGVVLGKTRAIQQYKNDIGEYKKAMSILLHGDAAFSGQGVVYETMGLANLPDYSTGGTIHIIVNNQIGFTTDPRFARSTLYPSDIAKSINAPIFHVNADDVEANIFIFNLAAEWRATFHTDVIIDLVGYRKHGHNETDQPAFTQPLMYQKIAEKKPVIDYYTKQLIEEGTFTKEDIDEHKKWVWNILDESFSKSKEYQSTSREWLTTAWEDFKSPKELATEVLPHLPTAVEEDTLKKIGTAISEAPEGFEVHRNLKRILNARKKSVETGEGIDWSTGEALAYGSLALEGYHVRVSGQDVERGTFSQRHAVLHDQSSEQTYTPLNNLSEDQGAFVICNSSLSEYGVMSFEYGYSLTSPDALVQWEAQFGDFANTAQVIVDQFISAAESKWKQRSGLVLSLPHGYDGQGPEHSSGRIERYLQLCNEDQRYFPSPELLERQHQDANMQVAYPTTPANIFHLLRRQMHRQFRKPLVLFFSKQLLRHPLAKSELSEFTGESHFQWIIEDPELGKSINAKEDIKRVILCSGQVFTALHKKRADIEDKSTAFIKIEQLHPFPFAQLRDALDSYPALEDLVWCQEEPLNMGSYSYSAPRIATVLENTEKHKDKSLRYAGRDPSASVAAGTKAMHNSEEEEFLKEVFQN
- a CDS encoding DEHA2F17820p (weakly similar to uniprot|Q5KN04 Cryptococcus neoformans); its protein translation is MNKRFPELNTYPKTTPKYEIYKLYQSSDSVNMIISFIKTISNIIMTVLEDSIPKTKIVLDFVIVGAGLGGVTAAICLKLAGHNVKLLEQAPELGEIGAGIQIPPPSVKIIKTIGCLDNLLKHSMIPENFKIFRWEDGKQISEQNLVPYTEENYNSMYLHVHRADYHKVLVERAKEVGVDMILNTHINDVDFENNTVTASNGKSYTGDVVIGYDGIKSKLRSAVLGREDLPYDTGDLAYRALIKVEDMKKHAELAPFYETANINFWWGPDKHIVVYLLQGGKTCNVVILSPDTLPKDVAVQGADKEEIAAIFEDWDPRLKTLFSLIQETGKWRLQNSRELPVWTPKKGNFIILGDASHATLPYLASGASQALEDAAVLAGLFSRIEHKSQIRDLLSVCESLRKWRTTQVVQGSTECRNIFHLHDGQEQVTRDKKLAINPPAIGCPNRWADPKFQEFLWGYEAFAEAERGWNEYKTGESPRYSFGGLYEDAKL